Proteins found in one Sorghum bicolor cultivar BTx623 chromosome 1, Sorghum_bicolor_NCBIv3, whole genome shotgun sequence genomic segment:
- the LOC8054205 gene encoding SNAP25 homologous protein SNAP33 → MSVPMYKKQNSLSTPVHKTNPFDSDSDSEGPSRAQSVPVRHTNQSVQELEDYAITKARETTHKVNDCVRAAEAIREDATQTMLTLHHQGEQIMRSHQVAAEIEQDLTVSEKLLGSLGGLFSKSWRPKRSQQIKGPVSGNNFSATTANDTEQRWKLGIVPARQERPSHVQTTPVSAMEKIQAETAKQDDALSDLCSTLGQLKEMAVDMGAEIDRQNKALVPFSDDVDELNFRLKGANQRGRRLLGK, encoded by the exons ATGTCGGTGCCAATGTATAAGAAACAGAACTCATTGAGCACCCCTGTCCACAAGACAAACCCgtttgattcagattcagattCTGAAGGGCCATCAAGGGCACAGTCTGTTCCAGTACGACACACCAATCAATCTGTTCAAGAGTTGGAAGATTATGCTATAACCAAAGCACGAGAAACCACACACAAAGTAAATGATTGTGTCAGAGCTGCTGAAGCCATCAGGGAAGATGCTACACAGACCATGCTAACTTTACACCATCAAGGTGAGCAGATCATGCGGTCTCATCAAGTAGCAGCTGAAATTGAGCAGGACCTTACAGTG AGTGAGAAGCTCTTGGGAAGTCTGGGTGGGCTATTTTCCAAGTCATGGAGGCCAAAGAGAAGTCAACAGATAAAAGGACCAGTCTCAGGAA ATAACTTTTCTGCGACGACAGCTAACGACACGGAACAGAGGTGGAAGCTAGGAATTGTCCCAGCACGTCAAGAACGTCCCAGTCATGTACAAACCACACCTGTATCTGCAATGGAGAAAATTCAG gcTGAGACAGCAAAGCAGGATGATGCACTTTCCGACCTCTGTAGCACATTGGGACAACTCAAGGAAATGGCAGTGGATATGGGCGCAGAAATTGACAG GCAAAACAAAGCTCTGGTTCCTTTCAGCGACGACGTTGATGAACTGAATTTCAGACTGAAAGGCGCGAATCAACGGGGACGCCGGTTGCTGGGGAAGTGA